ACCGTAACCTAATTTAAGTAATTCTggagaaaaataaatgttttgcagATCAGGAGTGTCCTTATAGCCTTTTCCAGCTATCACTTATGGCTGCTGCTATTGCTTTGGTCCCTGAAATACGGAGAACACACAGATTATTACACTTTAGTTGCTacaaaagaaagggagagagcggaaacaaaaaaatattttattccaAGACCAGAGAAATGGCTAGAAAGAACCAACATGTTCTTGTGATATGGCCAATGCTGCTTATACCACATTTTCAGTAAAGCTACTGTAAAAAAAACAAGCGCATTTTCAAAAGACAAACTATGTTTGTGGTTATCTGAACCATACAGACTGATTTGATACTGCATATGTAACATTTTCAATGTCATTTGACAAACACACAACTGAAAAATAAAAtcaaggtaaaaaataaaatctagGCTACTGACAGATTAGTTGTAAATTGAGTAGTTAGATAAGAGTTAAGCCGGTACCTTACAAAAAGGGACCATACCCATAACCCATAGAAGATGTTTATGTCCGTGGCAGATGCAGAGGGTTCACATTGGGAATGCTTTTTGCACTGTTCATGTCTGTAGTACTGGGAGGGAAGAGGTTAATTGTTGGTATAACAACTGACCTGGTTTGGTGAAGGAGCTTTTATGCCACATtcacgtgctagtcggaactaggaaacacGGACATTTCCGACTTACTAACTGGTTTTTATACACATGCTGtgttcaaccagttagcaagtcggaaatttcagagtttcctagttccgactagcacgaAAACGCATCCTCAATCACAAAACAGTCATCGTCTGAAACCTCAGTCTTTACAGAAACGGCAGACAACCCTGTGCCCCTATCCGGGCCTACTGCCTTGTGGTCGTATACAGTTACATTCGTTGAAGTTTGAATGTTGAACGCCAGCTCCTGGTCACCATTGCTTTGAGGCAAGGAGTATGGGCTGGTCCCCTCCCCTTTTCTGTGACCATTGAGCTGTTTGCCAGACATCAGACCCAGTTCCTGTGCAAAAAAGGATGCCGCCATTGTGCAACGGTGCCTCTCAAGCAGCTTGACAGTTTGGAAGGGCTCCTGACACACTCTACACTTCAAGTATTTTGTTCCAGAAGTCCCTGGAATGGGCTGCTGTGAGACCATATGCATCCCTAGCTGCAGCTCCCCACTGAACGGGTCCGGACACGGCTGACGCTGGACAACCTTCTTAGCATACCCCGCGGGCTGTTTCCTGTTGCTCAGCACTGTGGCAGTGGTGAATCTGGTTTCAGGAGTTGCCCGATATGAGCCACACTGGTGGTGGCCAGGCTGTGGTGACTTGTTGTTACTGAGCAGGAGAACCCCGCACCGCAGGCAGCCATGGACTGTATTTCTTGCGTGAGTGTTGTGGTGCCATACGAGTAAGTCTTTTGTTGCAAAGCCCAGTTCACAGTAGGCACACCTGTAGGGCTTTGTCCTTCCAAACTTGCGCAGGGTCTCCACCAACACCACTGGCTGGAATTGGTGCCAGAGGTCTGTTGTTGGGGCACTTGGACCAGGTGGAGGCTTTGTGGCTCGTGGAATAGGGGCCGATAGCATCGGAGTCGGTCCAGGCTTAGCCCAGCTTCCCTGCCCCGCCGTCAATACCAGCCTCGAAAGCTGCTCcttgtactctctctccctctgatatTGTTCCTTCTTTATGGTGCTATAATTAATTACAGTGTGGCCTGGTTCATGTAACCCACTGTGGTCCATCATATCAACATACATGGAGAACTCTGTTCCACAGGAGCAGATGAAACCAGCCGCAGGACAAAAGTGGTCATGAAATGACGTTTGGTCTGGAAAGACCCTTTCACAACTAAAGCAAAAAGGGGGTCCACCATCACCAAGCTCCCTTTCCCCTTTCATATAGTTCCGCTTTTGCATCTTGACCTGTCCTCGATGTGATGATTCATGTAGAATAGGGtctctctggagtgtctgaggtAACAGAAAGGATATTATTTTAGAAAGCCTGTTCAACTGTACTGATTAGAAATTATAAAGGGAAGTATTGCATAAAAAGCAGGGCACATAATTCAGCAAAACAACATTAGGTAGCTGTAGGGCGTGCTAGCCTTTAGACTTACGCTAACTTGTTAAGTAGTGTGATATTGATAAATTCactatgtagctagctaacaccttGGTCGTAAATCACTATGAAACGGCGTCACCCAAAGACCGGCGCTGGCCCAAATTTGGGGGTCTTTGTTTCTTGGACCAGTGGGGTGTTCAAAAGCTTAAACCCAATTTGCAGACTAAAGCTTAATAGTACATCGACACAAGTAATTACATTTGACATATATACCTAACTATattgatagctagctagccagtcagcctagGAAATGTTTGTTAGtataactagctaacgttagctatccaTTCCCAAAACATAGCTagcttagctaacgttagcagcaTTACCTTACACCGGCGAGTCACTGCTGTCCACGTTCATATTACTGCCATCGATCATCTAAAATTCTGACATGTGTAACTTTGCTATAATATTGCTACGTAGCTTTATTCATATTTCATAACCTTATAGGCTGAATTTTGGAACGCATCCACGGCAGCGAGGTGGAGAAAATACAACTTACTTCGTTTCGTTGGCGGGTAAACTTCCAAATGCAAAATAACACTGCCGCCTGTCGGGTTGGAGTATGCAAGTTGATTCATTGATTCAAAGAcaaagaggcgaagcgagagggttTACTCCGCCCAAAATCTTTCCACAGAACATTCATTATTAAACAAGAGAGTTTTTGTATGGGGTCAATGAGTGTCGAATTTAATAAAGATAAAAAATAGCTGTTTTGATacgtgaggtttatttgatctaatagaagtttcgtaatgcttaGGTTGTAAAAAAGCGTACTGATATAAGCGTGACGCACGGAACATCCCAGCAACTACGGATTCATCTTTAGTGTAATTTGAGACTGTCTATGTTTATTTATGAAGCAAGAATAGcattgaatacaggcggttgacAGCAACACCCCTAATTgaatccaccaatccaaagaataGGTAGGCGGGAGCTTGACAGGCCCCTGTTCCACTGTGGACAAAGAATCCCATTGTCAGGGCGGAGACAAGCATCGCGTCATTATATTCAGTATCTCTGGTTGAGTCTGGTAATGAATGAAGGGAAGAGGGGAGTTAGCCTAATACAAACCTAGTTTTACATTCCGTTTCGCAACAAAGAATGTAAATTCGCGAGATCATGATGGTTTGTACAACGCTAGGAAGAAAGCAAATATTGGAAAAATACTCAATTATCAACATATTTATCACACATGCATTCCTAAAAAATACTTTTTATGCCTTAATGGCTAACCAGTCGGTGCCTCCTGTGACCCATTTCCATTTCACCAAATAGTACAAGCCTTTAAAATAAGATTCTGTaaatagtatagcctttaccaccTTAATTGGTGGCACACACAAAAAAGTCAttttaaacgtttttttttttttttttgcattggatgcatctcaatccaccgcatccccCAGTGTCATACTTCCGCATCTGAGACAACCCATAAaccggtcttctcacaaaaacttCTGTAGAGTCTGAACGTttgtcctaaaaaaaaaaaactattatgaTCACTCATTGGAAAGGGGATACTCTCACAAACACCACAGGTGTCGAGACTCGTCAGAAGTTGGTAAGGTCGACGTGCACAGTTTGTTTGGTAGCGTTGTAACAGTTTGGGCAACTAATAGGACCCCACATGAAAAGTATTTTttgcttaagttttcatgtactaAATACATTTAACATTAACTAGGTTTCCATCGCATTCTTTACTTGTGTGGCATATTTTCTTTTGTCTACATTTGGACATTTTACCAAGACATTAGCtatttccatcaggcctgtcatgagTAAATTACTGCGCCAGGTAATTCATACACAAAATGGTTGGAAACCTGGTTAGTAGTAACAACAATCAACTCAAATCTTTCATCTATGAATGGGGCTTTATTAAAACAAGGAGCACCACACACTACATGCTATTTCCTATACATTTCTGTTTTGATGGAAGtgctcaaatatatatatatacacacacatacatacacacaaaagtatggacatcccttcaaattagtggatttggctacttcagccacaccgttgctgacaggtgtatacaattgagcatacagccatgcaatctccatagagtagacaaacattggcagtagaatggccttacagaagagctcagtgactttcaacatagcaccgtcataggatgccacattttgaacaagtcagttcgtaaaatgtctgccgttagagctgccctggtcaattgtaagtgcatttattgtgaagtggaaacatcgaACTCACAGAACGGAACCGGAGTGCGGAGGGAAGAAGAAAAAAGAAGAagcctgtcctcagttgcaacactcacgactgagcttccagatgcagtttggaacatcaacacaataactgttagtcgggagcgtcatgaaatgggcttccatggccgagcagccggacacaagcctaagatcaccatgcgcaatgccgagcatcggctggagtggtgtaaagctcgtcgacATTGGAGCAATGGAAatgtattctctggtgtgatgaatcacgcttcaccatctagcagtccgacagacgaatcttggtttggtggatgccaggagaacgctacctgccccaatgcatagtggcaactaaagtttggtggaggaagaataatggtctgaggctgtttttttatgttgtttcgggctaggctccttagttccaaaGAAGGACAATCAACGttacagcacacaatgacattctagacgattctgggCTTTCAACTTTGCGTCAACAGTTTGGTAAGGCCCTtgcctgtttcagtatgacaatgcccccgtgcacaaagcaaggtccatacagaaatggtttgtcgacatcggtgtagaagaacttgactggacttcagagccctgacctcaaccccattgaacacctttgggatgaatgggaacgccgactgcgagccaggcctaatcacccaacatcagtgcccgacctcactaatgctcgtggctgaatggaagcaagtcccctcagcaatgttccaacatctacacaaaagccttcccagaagggtggattctgttatagcagcaaaggggggggggggggggtgaccaacttcatattaatgcccatgatttgggAATGAGgagttcgatgagcaggtgtgcACATACTTTGTAGTGTATATTCACTTAATTGTTTTCTCCACAATGCACTGACAGCTACCACACTAAGATATAACCATCAACGTTTTTGCACAACCTAAAATAGCAATTGAACAATAAGTGGTACATTTTAATAATGGTTGAagagttaaagggatacttcaggattttggcaataaagcccttaaaatctacttcccagagtcagatgaacttgtcgATACcattatgtctctgcgtgcagtttgaaggatgttgctaactagcattagcacattGAAGAAGTCTACGGTAACTACCTCAACTTCCTTCATAGTGGGGAAGTTGATAAAGGATTTCAttaccaaaatcccaaagtatccctttaagaacAAGCTAAAAACATCATTGCATTTTACAGCACAATACAACAGTTTACAACTATGACCATTAAAATAGGTTCAAGTGAGCAAGAAAAGTCTATTGATAAGACAGTGAAAATAGAATCAAAGTAGTATAGTACAATAGTGATTATATATGGTTACACAAGACAAAATTAATCCCTCAAATCAATAACAGATCTTGCAAAAACATTTTGCTAAAATTATTGTTTATATGTTCTGTTGGATTATGATTTTCAGAGTATTCATTCTCATTGTGTAACCTGCTCTGTGTCTCCAGACAAAATGCAATGGACCTTTCTGCGGTGGTCTTTCAGTGATCGTAGGCTGGGATAGAGGCGCTGGCAGATGAGGCAGCGAAATGAGTTGGTCTGGTCGTGTGTTTGCAGGTGTTTCTGGAGTCCCTCCACAGTTCCAAACCAGCGCACGCACACAGGGCAACGCATGGGCTTGAAGGCAGGCTTGCACATTCCATTTAGCTGGTGAAACTTGAGGCTGAGGCCATTGGGGAAGTCCATGCTGCAGCGGGAACAGTGGTTTGCCTTCGCTGAAATAGCTCCTCTGTCACCTTTACACCGATTCCAGGAGAGGTGCTTTAGCAGCGCGCCGCGACTGCAAAAGGTGTTGCTGCATCGTATGCACACACAGCGCGGCTGTGGCTTCCTAGGCTTCCGCAGAGGTTGTTGATTTGGCTGAGGGCGCTGTGCTGGCAGAGTGTGTTGCGGAGCCGCATGTCGCTGCTTTGGCAGGGGCTGCCGACATTGACGCGGCTGCTGTGGAAACCTAAGCAGTAGAGGTGGAGAGCTCTGCTGTTGCATTCCCCCATACATCTGGTGCTGAGGCTGCATGTGCACTTGTAGGTGGACTTCATAGTCTGCCCAGGAACTCAGTGTCTCACCGCATGTGGGGCAGGTATAGGCCTCCTGCGCATGCTTTTGCAAATGCTCTAGGAGGAGCCGTGGGGAAGTGAAGCCTGCCCCACACTCACACGTCACTCTCCTGGGAAGAACATTGGGCAATGACATAATACCCCAATTTGCCCCATTATCCTCCAGATTTTTACTACTTTGTGCCACGAGACGTTGCGGTGCCTGGGCTGCTGATAAGCCCTGTTGTAAAAGTCCATTATCATTCTTGGCCACGGTTCTACTTAACTGGCACTTCTTCCTATGAATCAGCATGTTATCTTTGCGGTTAAAGCTCCTCCCACAGACATAGCAATCGAATTGGAATTGACCCTTGTTGACTTTCTGTGCTACCGCCCGGAAGGTAGATTGTGGCAAAAATGATCTATTTCCACACAGTCTTTGATGCTTTTTTAATGTGCACCCTCGACTGTACGTTTTCTGACATCTATAGCAGGGAAAACGTCTAGCACCATCTTTTATGAAATAAGGCACGCCATCCTTTGTGGATTTGACATGACCCTGAGAAATAGGTTCTTGTAGCATTAAATCATCGTCGTCTTCTGCATCTACTGCCTCAATCAGCACGTCAATCTCAGAATCATCTAAAGGCATTGTCCATTCTCCATCTTTACCTTCTTGTTTAAAACTACTTGCTGCGTTGTCCCCTTCACCATCTCCTTGCTGTAGTGTTGCAGATCCTGAATCAATTTCTTCTGGTGTTACATGCGTGGAAACTTTGGGATAGAAGGATGAGAAGTTTTTAGgtgaaccagaccagagcaaaTCAGGAAACTGAGGATGTGGCCTTGATTCTGCAGAAATCACCTCCTCCTTTATCTGACGAGTGCTGACAGTGCCCACACCGATGATTTTGGAGATTAGAGGCCTCTGGTTGACGCCTGTGACAGGCTCCCTTGCTTTAATGTTTAACCCAAATGCAGTATTTTTGTACAGGGCAGAGTTGGAGGCATGCTGAAGAGGATGGGGTGGCCCCTGACACTTGTGCACATTGAGATTATACCTACGGGCATAGTTGTGCTTGCACACTTGACAAAAGTAAGGCGTCCTAGCTTTAACACTTTGGAAGATTCTTTGTGGTTGTTGCTTCTTTTGCTTCTGGAATGATGCAGTCTTTTTGATAGAGTGGCATTTACTCCCCACTGAGGTAAGGTCGTGGGGAGCCAGGGGACAGATGTGGTTGTCTGGAAGGGGTGGTTTTCCAATCATCAGTTGTTTACAGTGACGACAACACTTCACTATCTCCTTCCTGTGTAAGGCATGATGCACTGTCAAGCTGTCCAAGTCCTGAAAAACACTTCGGCAGCGGCCACATTGATATCTCCCCTGTGTGGCCCTATTTCTAGAATCAATAAGCTTTTGGCGGGTCTCAAGAACTACTACAGGGCAGAAGGTCTG
The genomic region above belongs to Oncorhynchus mykiss isolate Arlee chromosome 3, USDA_OmykA_1.1, whole genome shotgun sequence and contains:
- the LOC110510454 gene encoding uncharacterized protein LOC110510454 isoform X2, which produces MLGLQGSTSSPKMYRCVACSATFTGLASLLVHQASHAVQYDKQPPQSEKQSLCTHCGEVLSNKELQDQHCCKAVPETPALSLFICDCGDEFQNFNEMLEHKRSHVSTPQQQTQTTDAKYLSQDECSLVEPAQPVSPQPTLSQTILGLIPPSHPSPLSPVIPSSILSQLNSTSTVPEVYRNKGFIALTRPPELNNLPPGASEQELQPDGLDQPENISTAQEPSPQSVQDETPEDADCPVTSGASSEDAGAPKNETIMKMIANAYMKRYQPAQHYPLRHKRLVFPKRELIPVEVMSQSKQTAASTPGPSIGQLRHLLTNSGAKTIARPSGIISLTQTFCPVVVLETRQKLIDSRNRATQGRYQCGRCRSVFQDLDSLTVHHALHRKEIVKCCRHCKQLMIGKPPLPDNHICPLAPHDLTSVGSKCHSIKKTASFQKQKKQQPQRIFQSVKARTPYFCQVCKHNYARRYNLNVHKCQGPPHPLQHASNSALYKNTAFGLNIKAREPVTGVNQRPLISKIIGVGTVSTRQIKEEVISAESRPHPQFPDLLWSGSPKNFSSFYPKVSTHVTPEEIDSGSATLQQGDGEGDNAASSFKQEGKDGEWTMPLDDSEIDVLIEAVDAEDDDDLMLQEPISQGHVKSTKDGVPYFIKDGARRFPCYRCQKTYSRGCTLKKHQRLCGNRSFLPQSTFRAVAQKVNKGQFQFDCYVCGRSFNRKDNMLIHRKKCQLSRTVAKNDNGLLQQGLSAAQAPQRLVAQSSKNLEDNGANWGIMSLPNVLPRRVTCECGAGFTSPRLLLEHLQKHAQEAYTCPTCGETLSSWADYEVHLQVHMQPQHQMYGGMQQQSSPPLLLRFPQQPRQCRQPLPKQRHAAPQHTLPAQRPQPNQQPLRKPRKPQPRCVCIRCSNTFCSRGALLKHLSWNRCKGDRGAISAKANHCSRCSMDFPNGLSLKFHQLNGMCKPAFKPMRCPVCVRWFGTVEGLQKHLQTHDQTNSFRCLICQRLYPSLRSLKDHRRKVHCILSGDTEQVTQ